From Nitrospirota bacterium, one genomic window encodes:
- a CDS encoding AraC family transcriptional regulator — protein sequence MKTLLAQLRRHAPHAAEQLLNAQTEREVRDVICQLFDLTSVPTDAHDATVTPKNLPLHIAQYIDLNLPKGLTLKTLAQFLGYSEKYCSDFFQSTMGESFSSYLKHRRLERATLLLAATEKSMAEIAAALGFSDQFAFSHFFKRATGQSPVHFRLQHSQHQHRSPLLLPEGSR from the coding sequence ATGAAAACGCTGCTTGCGCAGCTTCGTCGGCATGCTCCGCATGCAGCCGAACAACTCTTGAATGCTCAAACGGAGCGTGAGGTCCGGGATGTGATCTGTCAATTGTTCGACCTCACCTCCGTGCCGACAGACGCACATGACGCCACAGTCACACCGAAGAATCTTCCTCTGCACATCGCGCAATACATTGACCTCAATCTGCCCAAAGGACTGACCCTCAAGACGTTGGCGCAGTTCCTCGGTTATTCGGAGAAATACTGTTCCGACTTCTTTCAATCGACCATGGGGGAGTCTTTTTCTTCCTATCTCAAACATCGTCGACTGGAGAGAGCCACGCTCCTGCTCGCCGCCACAGAGAAAAGCATGGCTGAAATCGCGGCGGCGCTGGGATTCAGCGATCAATTCGCCTTCAGCCATTTCTTCAAACGCGCCACCGGCCAATCGCCGGTTCACTTTCGATTGCAGCACAGTCAGCACCAACACCGTTCCCCCTTACTTTTGCCGGAAGGATCCCGATGA
- a CDS encoding efflux RND transporter periplasmic adaptor subunit: MTGAPIRDADVSVLTLPRDEAPRTPRPPRSWLKWVTAGIAAGCSLTALYWYAPRSSSLPEVDTVPMRVVGRQTLTSPLTASGYVVAQRQASVASKGTGRLEYLGVTVGSHVKTGDIIARVQQDDVQAIHNQVRARLNVAKAALANAQAELRDAQLSYTRTKALLPNQFVSQAEFDTASTRLRRAEAAVRSSAAAITAAEADVQTADVMLENTLIRAPFEGTVLKKFAEIGEVVAPMAGSASSRGAVVLITDMTSLSVETEISESSISQIEQGQSADITLDAVQGKHYPATVDQIVPTADRSKGTVLAKVRFVERDDRVLPEMSAKVSFTPVARSSDSAQPRLFVPSSALVQKNGRPVLYVLENETAREVSVEEVSMSGGDSEVRGMLAASAQVILAPPSSLQSGMKVRLRISQQEEHQP; this comes from the coding sequence ATGACAGGCGCACCGATACGCGATGCCGATGTGTCCGTCCTGACCTTGCCGCGAGACGAAGCCCCTCGCACTCCACGCCCGCCACGGTCATGGCTCAAATGGGTGACGGCAGGAATCGCCGCAGGCTGTTCTCTAACAGCATTATATTGGTATGCACCCCGCTCATCGTCCTTGCCGGAAGTGGACACGGTACCGATGCGTGTCGTTGGCAGACAGACCCTGACCTCACCTCTCACCGCAAGCGGCTACGTGGTGGCACAGCGCCAGGCCTCTGTGGCTTCCAAAGGGACCGGACGCCTCGAATATCTCGGCGTCACAGTCGGAAGCCATGTCAAGACGGGAGACATCATTGCACGAGTCCAGCAAGACGACGTGCAGGCGATCCACAACCAGGTTCGCGCACGCCTGAACGTAGCCAAAGCAGCCTTGGCAAATGCGCAAGCAGAATTACGGGATGCTCAACTGAGCTATACCCGCACCAAAGCTCTGTTGCCGAATCAATTCGTCTCGCAAGCCGAGTTCGATACGGCCTCGACGCGCCTCCGGCGGGCTGAAGCGGCCGTGCGGTCGTCCGCAGCCGCGATTACCGCCGCTGAAGCGGACGTGCAAACCGCCGATGTGATGCTGGAAAACACGCTGATTCGGGCTCCGTTCGAGGGAACAGTCCTCAAGAAGTTCGCCGAGATCGGTGAAGTCGTCGCGCCCATGGCCGGCTCTGCCAGTTCGCGCGGAGCGGTGGTGCTCATCACGGACATGACATCGCTCTCGGTCGAGACCGAGATCTCGGAATCCTCGATCTCTCAGATCGAGCAAGGCCAATCGGCCGATATCACCCTAGATGCAGTGCAAGGCAAGCATTACCCCGCGACGGTCGACCAAATCGTGCCGACTGCCGACCGATCCAAGGGCACAGTGCTGGCGAAAGTTCGCTTCGTCGAGCGTGACGATCGCGTACTCCCGGAAATGAGTGCCAAGGTTTCCTTCACACCGGTCGCTCGATCGAGCGATTCGGCACAACCTCGGCTGTTTGTTCCTTCGTCCGCACTCGTGCAGAAAAACGGCCGACCCGTCCTCTATGTACTCGAAAACGAGACCGCCCGTGAAGTCTCCGTAGAAGAAGTGTCCATGAGCGGTGGAGACAGCGAGGTCCGCGGGATGCTGGCGGCATCGGCACAAGTGATCCTCGCGCCACCGTCATCGCTACAATCGGGCATGAAAGTCCGTCTCCGAATATCCCAGCAAGAGGAGCATCAGCCATGA
- a CDS encoding ABC transporter ATP-binding protein — protein MNQPVVEFQRVSKSYFREEQEIPVLKDFSLSVPRGQFLAIMGPSGSGKTTILNLVAGLDRPTQGTIHAAGLAVSQQGESDLARWRARHIGFIFQFYNLIPVLTAAENVELPLLLSTLTRRERFTHVQAALGLVGLHDRVHHYPRQLSGGQEQRVGIARAIVSDPTILLADEPTGNLDRTAAEAIMALLSRLHHELNKTILMVTHDPRAADYAQETLHFDKGTVTRS, from the coding sequence ATGAATCAGCCTGTCGTTGAATTCCAACGTGTCTCCAAATCCTATTTTCGAGAGGAACAAGAGATACCGGTCCTAAAAGATTTCAGCTTGTCCGTTCCACGGGGACAATTTCTTGCCATCATGGGACCGTCTGGATCCGGCAAAACCACGATCCTCAATCTGGTCGCAGGCCTAGACCGTCCCACTCAGGGCACCATCCACGCAGCCGGTCTTGCCGTCTCGCAGCAAGGGGAGTCGGATCTCGCCAGATGGCGGGCCCGGCACATCGGCTTCATATTCCAATTCTACAATCTCATTCCGGTATTAACCGCAGCGGAAAACGTGGAACTGCCGCTACTGCTCAGCACGCTGACACGACGAGAGCGATTCACGCATGTCCAGGCAGCCCTCGGTCTTGTCGGGTTGCATGATCGGGTCCATCATTACCCCCGTCAGTTGTCGGGGGGACAGGAACAGCGAGTCGGGATCGCGCGTGCCATCGTCAGCGACCCCACAATCTTATTGGCGGATGAACCCACCGGCAACCTCGATCGAACCGCAGCCGAAGCCATCATGGCGCTTCTCTCGCGGCTGCATCACGAACTCAACAAGACGATCCTCATGGTGACCCACGATCCACGGGCCGCGGACTATGCCCAGGAGACTCTCCATTTCGACAAAGGAACGGTGACGCGCTCATGA
- a CDS encoding TonB family protein, whose protein sequence is MTAPTHHPRHLLPAWGFSLSIHAIVMGIAISLLHDLPRPQPPVLRMEFLLTDPKSVTDAAPPQDTATEPPSPAMPSSPRTTSTSPTRVIEQRTPIESSIVQRMVNPVATATVVQREKNPSATMHDSTPIEKPAPIEQQLETLPPVTESSKPATMNTAEAIERPVLTAFAHVTASPAAEPIIKSLQDGMSHSSFAASESAQDTTETTKSLLSDSVNSPASSPIDHAPSSQPTSQSSATAPQPGPQTGNSSSPMSQMDSGLPATTPQQTVVMNHPAITRTIPSRPDYGWLNELLKRRIMSLQAYPRLARMQGWEGVVVVKARIKSDGSLLDAVVTESSGYASLDEDALKLMQRACPIRLQQDLGQSQIDVLIPIHYRLER, encoded by the coding sequence ATGACCGCGCCGACACATCACCCCCGACATCTGTTGCCAGCCTGGGGCTTCTCGTTATCCATTCACGCAATCGTGATGGGCATTGCGATCTCGCTGCTTCACGATCTTCCCAGACCACAGCCTCCTGTGCTGCGCATGGAGTTCCTCTTAACCGATCCCAAGAGTGTGACTGACGCAGCGCCCCCCCAAGACACCGCCACCGAACCGCCCTCCCCCGCAATGCCATCCTCCCCCCGCACGACCAGCACCTCGCCTACGCGCGTGATCGAGCAACGGACTCCCATCGAGTCTTCGATCGTTCAACGGATGGTGAACCCAGTCGCTACGGCTACCGTGGTACAGCGAGAAAAGAATCCGTCGGCCACGATGCACGATTCCACTCCCATAGAAAAGCCTGCGCCAATTGAACAACAGCTTGAAACCCTGCCGCCTGTGACCGAATCCAGCAAGCCTGCCACCATGAATACCGCCGAGGCGATTGAACGCCCGGTCCTGACCGCATTCGCACACGTTACAGCGAGTCCTGCTGCGGAGCCAATTATCAAAAGCCTCCAAGATGGCATGTCGCATTCTTCATTTGCTGCATCCGAGAGCGCTCAGGATACAACTGAGACTACTAAGAGCCTCTTATCGGATTCAGTCAATTCACCTGCTTCATCTCCCATTGACCACGCTCCCTCATCGCAGCCGACGAGCCAATCTTCCGCCACCGCGCCTCAACCAGGGCCTCAGACCGGCAACTCTTCGTCGCCCATGTCACAAATGGATTCAGGTTTACCTGCTACCACTCCGCAACAAACTGTCGTGATGAACCATCCCGCTATCACGCGGACCATTCCATCGAGGCCGGACTATGGATGGCTGAATGAATTACTGAAACGTCGGATCATGAGCCTGCAAGCCTATCCTCGCCTGGCACGCATGCAGGGATGGGAAGGTGTCGTCGTCGTCAAGGCCAGGATCAAGAGCGACGGCAGCTTGCTCGACGCGGTCGTCACGGAAAGCTCGGGATACGCCTCCTTAGATGAAGACGCACTGAAGCTTATGCAGCGC
- a CDS encoding ABC transporter permease, which produces MKLLLAYSVRNVWVRSNTAALTVAGLALVSLILLAVLMLGNGLNRALVESGSPKNVLLLRKGATTEISSGIYRDQAHIVRTLADVAQATGGAPLAIPELVVLISLAKDGADTPANVVVRGTQPEAFLLRPQVRLRQGRAWQPGTTEIVIGAQVAKRFLRDGIGSHLRIGKREWLVVGITEAQGTAFESEIWGDVDQLMSTYGRDSYSSLTLRLPAPSAFQGIEDAIGSDTRLLLQVKRERDYYQEKSVAMSTFIRLLGLTFTIIFAFGAILGGTMTMYGAVASRTREIGMLRALGFPRRKILAAFLLESLMLGAFAGLLAIGGGMALQFVTLSTMNFSTFSELAFRLTLTPASALITMGFALGISIVGGIPPAIRAARLPVTAALRAPGR; this is translated from the coding sequence ATGAAACTTCTTTTGGCCTACAGTGTTCGAAACGTCTGGGTGCGGAGCAATACGGCGGCGCTGACCGTAGCCGGGCTGGCACTGGTCAGCTTGATTCTGCTGGCGGTCCTCATGCTGGGAAATGGGTTGAACCGGGCGCTGGTTGAAAGCGGTTCACCGAAGAACGTCCTGCTGCTGCGCAAAGGCGCGACCACGGAAATCTCGAGTGGGATCTACCGCGACCAAGCGCATATCGTGCGCACACTCGCTGACGTCGCACAAGCTACTGGCGGCGCCCCCCTGGCTATTCCTGAATTGGTTGTCTTGATCAGCCTCGCAAAAGATGGAGCCGATACCCCTGCGAATGTCGTCGTCCGAGGCACGCAACCGGAGGCATTCCTCCTGCGGCCACAGGTTCGGCTGAGACAGGGGCGCGCCTGGCAACCAGGCACGACGGAAATCGTCATCGGCGCGCAAGTCGCCAAGCGATTTCTCCGCGACGGCATCGGCTCTCACCTGCGCATAGGAAAACGGGAGTGGCTCGTCGTTGGCATCACGGAGGCTCAGGGAACAGCCTTCGAATCGGAAATCTGGGGAGATGTCGACCAACTCATGTCCACCTATGGACGGGATTCCTATTCGTCCTTAACGCTGCGCCTGCCCGCCCCCTCCGCCTTCCAAGGCATCGAGGACGCGATCGGATCGGACACGCGCCTCCTCCTCCAAGTGAAGCGGGAGCGCGACTACTATCAGGAGAAATCAGTCGCGATGTCGACCTTCATTCGTCTTCTCGGACTTACTTTTACTATCATCTTCGCGTTCGGCGCCATTCTGGGAGGCACCATGACCATGTACGGAGCGGTCGCGTCTCGCACCAGAGAAATCGGCATGCTCCGCGCGTTGGGATTTCCCCGGCGGAAAATACTCGCCGCGTTTCTCCTTGAGTCTCTCATGCTCGGAGCCTTCGCGGGCCTGCTCGCCATCGGGGGAGGCATGGCATTGCAGTTTGTCACACTTTCAACGATGAACTTCAGTACCTTTTCAGAACTCGCATTTCGCCTGACACTGACCCCTGCATCCGCGCTGATCACGATGGGGTTCGCGTTGGGCATCAGCATCGTCGGGGGAATCCCTCCGGCAATTCGAGCCGCCCGTCTTCCTGTAACCGCCGCATTGCGCGCCCCAGGCCGGTAG
- a CDS encoding FtsX-like permease family protein, producing MTLGTLIVRNLRRHSLRVVLTALGIATVILAFNLIVTTVRAWYAGVEASIPNRLIARHAASLSIHLPLAYRDRIATLDGVTGVTYANWFGGVYRDAKGFFPQFAVEPASFLDLHSELSITDEERHAFLSDRRGCVIGRRLAALYGWKVGDVIALKGTIYPGDWEFVVRGIYRGNDSATDETWMLLRWDYMNERRQQIDPDRAGTVGWYVIRIADPSLAGRVSRAVDAEFGNSTAETRTETEQAFQAGFVAMSGAIISALKLLAIVLNGVTLLVLANTLVMAVRERTKELAVLRTLGFRPSHLAGLVTGEALLIAGIGSALGIAITIPASHFYGVLVAAKLGNFFQHLTLHLSTLLLSASVTLCIAVCAAVFPILALLRDKIAEDLHNAG from the coding sequence ATGACGCTTGGAACATTGATCGTTCGCAATCTCCGGCGGCATTCCCTGCGCGTCGTACTGACGGCACTCGGCATCGCCACCGTCATCCTCGCTTTCAACCTCATCGTCACAACGGTTCGTGCCTGGTACGCGGGCGTCGAGGCCTCAATCCCCAACAGACTGATCGCTCGCCATGCCGCCTCGCTGTCCATTCATCTTCCGCTCGCCTATCGAGACCGTATCGCCACGCTGGATGGAGTGACCGGCGTCACCTACGCCAACTGGTTCGGCGGTGTATACCGTGACGCCAAGGGATTTTTCCCTCAGTTCGCCGTCGAACCGGCTTCGTTTCTGGATCTCCACTCCGAACTGTCGATAACGGACGAAGAGCGCCACGCCTTTCTCAGCGATCGGCGTGGCTGTGTGATCGGCCGTCGGCTGGCGGCGCTGTACGGCTGGAAAGTCGGAGACGTGATCGCGCTCAAGGGCACGATCTATCCCGGAGACTGGGAATTCGTCGTGCGAGGGATATACCGCGGCAACGACAGTGCCACGGATGAAACCTGGATGCTGCTGCGCTGGGATTACATGAACGAACGCCGGCAGCAAATAGACCCCGATCGGGCCGGCACGGTCGGCTGGTACGTCATCCGCATCGCCGATCCGTCCCTTGCCGGGCGTGTGAGCCGGGCGGTGGATGCGGAATTCGGCAATTCCACGGCAGAGACCAGAACGGAAACCGAGCAAGCGTTTCAAGCCGGATTCGTCGCCATGTCCGGGGCCATTATCAGCGCGCTGAAACTTCTGGCGATCGTGCTGAACGGCGTCACGCTGCTGGTGCTCGCCAATACCCTCGTCATGGCGGTGCGCGAGCGCACGAAGGAATTGGCTGTGCTGCGAACGCTCGGCTTTCGGCCAAGCCACCTGGCGGGCTTGGTCACGGGAGAAGCGCTGCTCATTGCAGGGATCGGCTCTGCCCTGGGCATCGCGATCACAATCCCCGCCTCGCACTTCTATGGGGTGCTCGTTGCCGCCAAACTGGGAAACTTCTTCCAACATCTGACATTGCACCTAAGCACACTACTGTTGAGCGCATCGGTCACGCTCTGCATCGCCGTCTGCGCAGCGGTATTCCCCATTCTTGCACTCTTGCGCGATAAGATCGCGGAGGACTTGCATAACGCCGGATAG